CGTTCGACAATGTCTGTATAGATGGCTTAGGTTCATAGCTGTCGGTTTCCAGAAAGCGCGGTACGGTATCGTTGCTATTGGTGGCCGCTAAAAAGTGTTTAACGGGAAGGCCCATTTTATGGGCTACGAGTCCGGCACCGATGTTGCCAAAGTTGCCGCTGGGAACAGCAAATACGATATTTTTTATGCCTTGTCGCAGCAGTTGGGCATAGGCATGAAAATAGTAGAATGTTTGAGGGATTAGCCGAGCTATGTTAATGGAATTAGCTGAAGTGAGGCGAAAAGCGGAAGCTAATTCGGGATCATTAAAGGCTTCTTTCACTAAGGTTTGGCAGTCATCGAAAGTGCCATCAATGGCTATTGCGCGTATATTTTGGTCATTGCTGGTGAGTTGCTGCTCTTGTACAGGGCTAACCTTTCCCTTTGGATAGAGAATAGTTACCCGGGTACCGGCTACTCCCAGAAAACCCAAGGCTACCGCTCCGCCGGTATCGCCAGAGGTAGCCACCAGTACGTCAAGTACTTTATGGTTTTTTTCTTCTTTGGATAGGTAGGCCATAACCCGACTCATAAAGCGGGCACCAAAATCTTTGAAGGCCAATGAGGGGCCATGGAAGAGTTCCAGAACAGCGGTATGTTTATCAAGAAAAACTACCGGAGCGTCAAAGTTCAGCGCTTCGGCGATCAGGGCATTCAGATCTGCCGCTGGAATCGGATTTCCAATGAGATTTTTTGCCACTTCAAGGGCAATTTCCTGTAAAGAGTATTGGTCGAGCTTAGCAATAAAATCGGAAGAAAGCGAAGGAATTTCAACCGGCATATACAAGCCTTTGTCGGAAGGTAAACTGTTAAATACGGCTTCTCTAAAAGAAACCGATAGGTCTTTGTTATTGGTACTGTATAACTTCATCCGTATATAATCATTTTGTTAGTGTTTAATTTTTAACGGGACTCATGAATCGAAAAGCATGCTTTTCTCATTATGATTGTCGTTTTCACATAAACACTAAAATTCTTTCGGCCCCTGCATATTTACTGCCGATGTATATCCATTGCTGTCAATATTTTTGAATTTTAGGTGTTCACTTAGCTGTGCGGTTATGGTGGCGGCAGTCGCTTTGCTGGTGGAGAAGGCAAAAACAGATGGTCCTGAGCCAGAGATACCAAAGCCCAATGCTCCCGCAGCCAGGGCAACTTCCCGCATTTCGTAAAATTCAGGGATAAGGATTGCTCGTGTAGGCTCTATTAGCACGTCTTTCATGCTGCGACCAATCAGTCCATAGTCATTCATAAAAAGACCGCTGATCAGCCCGGCAATGTTACCCCATTGTACCACGGCTTCCTTTAGTTCTACCTTAGAGCGGATCATTTGCCGTGCTGCCCGGGTGGGCACATCTACATGAGGAAAAACTACCGAACAGTAAAGGTCTTTCGGCACGGGAAGATTGATTACTTCCAAGGGTTCATAGCTTTTGATCAAGGTAATACCTCCAAAAAGTGAGGGCGCGACATTGTCGGCATGGCCATGGCCACAGGCTAACTCTTCCCCCTTTAAAGCAAAAGGCAAAAGTTCCTGTTTACTCAGGGGGCTGCCCAACAGTTGATTGATCGCATAAAGCCCAGCCACTGTACTGGCAGCACTGGAGCCAAGACCGCTGCCAATGGGCATTTGCTTATGCAAACTTATTTCTACACCAACATCTTCTCTCCCGATGTGCGTCAATAGCAGTTGTACACAAGCGCTAACGGTGTTTTTCGTTGGGTCAAGCGGCAACCTTCCGTCGTCGCCGGTTATCTTTACAAGTCGCACTCCGGGTTCTCCGGCACGTACCATCACTACCTCATCACCAGGCTCATCGAGCGCCAATCCTAAAATATCGTAACCACATACCAAGTTGGCCGCCGTGGCGGGTGCAAATACATGTACTTTGTCTTTTTCTTTACCGGTATTGTTTACCGATGTTTTTGCTGTTGTTAGTTCCATCTTATATCATCATACTTTACAAGCAATTATGCCCCGACATTTATCAAGTCGGCAAATACGCCTCCCGCGGTAACCTCGCTTCCTGCACCAGGGCCTTTTACTACAAGTGGGCGTTCTTTATACCGCTCAGTAGTAAACGAAATAATATTGTCGCTTCCCGATAAATTGTAAAAAGGATGGCTTTCATCAACCAATTCTAAATCAATTGATGCCCGACCGTTCACTAATTTACCGATATACCTGATGGCTTTGTTTTCCTTTGTTGCTTTTTCTTTTAAATCGTTAAAATAGGGATCTGCTTTTTTAAGCTCCTCATAAAAAGCAGCAACGGTAGGCGCCTGAAGGCAGGCCTCTGGTAAAATTGATCCCAATTGTACATCGGCTGGTTCGATAACATCTCCACCATCTCTAGCTAAAATGAGCATTTTTCGCATAAAATCTGTGCCTCGCAAATCGTCCCTTGGATCGGGTTCGGTATAACCCAGTTCCTGTGCCGTTTTTACAATATCATGAAAAGAGGCATCGCCTGTGAAATTGTTAAAGATGTAAGATATGGTGCCCGAAAGGATGGCTTCGATGCGAATGATACGGTCGCCACTGGTCATCAAGTCTTTTAGCGTACGAACAATCGGAAGGCCTGCACCAACGTTGGTCTCATAGTAAAAGTCCACGCCATGCTTCCGTGCGGTATCACGTAAAAGTTTATATTGTCCGTAGCTAGAAGAGTTGGCTATCTTGTTACAGGTAACAATGGAAATGTTCGATTCGAAAATCGGCAGGTAATAGTTTATGGGTGCTTCACTGGCGGTGTTGTCAACGAAAATACAATTTGGAAGATTGAGTTTTTGCATCCGATCGATAAATATCGCCAGATCGGCTTTTTCTCCTTGTTGATCAAGCGCTTCCTGCCAGGAGTTTAGGTTAACCCCCTCGTTGTTAAAGAGCATTTTTCGAGAGTTACTAATTCCTACTATCTTCACCTGTATATCGTTATTGTCGCGCAGAAAATCTTTCTGCTCCAATAGTTGTCTGAAAAGTGTAGATCCAATATTGCCAGTTCCCAGACAGAACGCATGTAAGGTTTTTTTCAGCGCAGTAAAGAAAGCATCATGTACGGCGTTAAGGGCTTTTGAGAGGTCTGCCTGATTGATAATAACCGATATATTATATTCAGATGAGCCCTGAGCAATTGCCCTGACGTTTATGCCGTTACGGCCTAAAGCATAAAATAATTTGCCCGACATCCCAGGTGTTTGTTTCATGTTTTCGCCAACAATGGCTAAAACAGACAAATCATGCTCTATTACGGGTGCTTCCAGTTTTTTTGCGATTAACTCCAGCTCGAATTCCGACTCGATCAGTTGTTGTGCCCGAAGTGCATCTGTCGGATGAATCGCAAAGGTGATGCTGTGTTCAGAGGACGATTGCGTGATAAGCACTACATTGATTTGCTTTCGTGCCAAAAGTGAAAATAGGCGTCCACTGAAACCTGCCTTGCCAATCATGCCACTACCCGTAAGGTTGATTACACTAATAGCGTTGATAGATGATATACCCTTGATGGGAAAGTGTGTTTGGCCGCTGTCCTGTTGAATAAGCGTGCCAGGGAAATTGGGGTTGAAAGTGTTCCTGATAACGATAGGCACCTTCTTCATGAATGCCGGAATCATGGTTGGAGGATAGATAACCTTGGCTCCGAAATAAGACAGTTCCATAGCTTCGGTATACGACAGTATAGGTAGTGGAAAAGCTTTCTTTACCATTCTAGGGTCTGCCGTAAGCATGCCATCCACATCGGTCCAGATCTCAATTGATTCTGCCTGTAGAGCGGCTCCAAAGATAGCCGCAGTATAATCGCTCCCTCCTCTACCAAGCGTTGTTACCCTACCGTTTTCATTAGAGGCGATATATCCGGTAACGAAAAGAAAGCGCTGGGGATGTTGTTGCACAAAGTGCCGGATAATTTGTTCACTCAGCGAAAGATCAACGCGCGCATTACCAAAAGAACTGTCTGTTTTAATGAGTGAAGTAGCTTCTACAAAGAGACTTTCCGGGAAGTACTGTTCGGCAATTTTTGAGATCAGAAAGGCAGCGCAGCGTTCTCCATAACTTACAATTAAATCCTTACTCTGCAGACTTAATTCCCGTAGATTAAGTACGCCCTGTAAAAGATCTTCCAGCTCATTTAGGAAGATTTTTAACTGGGTAAAAACAGGATTCTGATTTTTAAGCTGTATCAGCTGTTTCACAACGGTGAAGTGTTTCAGCTCCAGCTCTTTCAATGCGTGGTTAAAGCTTATGCCTTTTTCTGCCTCCTCGGCC
This Olivibacter sp. SDN3 DNA region includes the following protein-coding sequences:
- the thrC gene encoding threonine synthase; its protein translation is MKLYSTNNKDLSVSFREAVFNSLPSDKGLYMPVEIPSLSSDFIAKLDQYSLQEIALEVAKNLIGNPIPAADLNALIAEALNFDAPVVFLDKHTAVLELFHGPSLAFKDFGARFMSRVMAYLSKEEKNHKVLDVLVATSGDTGGAVALGFLGVAGTRVTILYPKGKVSPVQEQQLTSNDQNIRAIAIDGTFDDCQTLVKEAFNDPELASAFRLTSANSINIARLIPQTFYYFHAYAQLLRQGIKNIVFAVPSGNFGNIGAGLVAHKMGLPVKHFLAATNSNDTVPRFLETDSYEPKPSIQTLSNAMDVGNPSNWIRIMDLFEKDSSLLKEKVTAYAFSDEDTRRGIEELYTDYGYIACPHTAIAYLATEAYKEKNPGDYTAVFLATAHPCKFPEVFPPEILAAIDTPEQVKSLASRPSKKEELGTAFQGFKQWLLANR
- a CDS encoding homoserine kinase → MELTTAKTSVNNTGKEKDKVHVFAPATAANLVCGYDILGLALDEPGDEVVMVRAGEPGVRLVKITGDDGRLPLDPTKNTVSACVQLLLTHIGREDVGVEISLHKQMPIGSGLGSSAASTVAGLYAINQLLGSPLSKQELLPFALKGEELACGHGHADNVAPSLFGGITLIKSYEPLEVINLPVPKDLYCSVVFPHVDVPTRAARQMIRSKVELKEAVVQWGNIAGLISGLFMNDYGLIGRSMKDVLIEPTRAILIPEFYEMREVALAAGALGFGISGSGPSVFAFSTSKATAATITAQLSEHLKFKNIDSNGYTSAVNMQGPKEF
- the thrA gene encoding bifunctional aspartate kinase/homoserine dehydrogenase I → MKVLKFGGTSVGSVKSINNLLEILKQGYAQGEKPVVVLSAMSGVTNLLTQMAEEAEKGISFNHALKELELKHFTVVKQLIQLKNQNPVFTQLKIFLNELEDLLQGVLNLRELSLQSKDLIVSYGERCAAFLISKIAEQYFPESLFVEATSLIKTDSSFGNARVDLSLSEQIIRHFVQQHPQRFLFVTGYIASNENGRVTTLGRGGSDYTAAIFGAALQAESIEIWTDVDGMLTADPRMVKKAFPLPILSYTEAMELSYFGAKVIYPPTMIPAFMKKVPIVIRNTFNPNFPGTLIQQDSGQTHFPIKGISSINAISVINLTGSGMIGKAGFSGRLFSLLARKQINVVLITQSSSEHSITFAIHPTDALRAQQLIESEFELELIAKKLEAPVIEHDLSVLAIVGENMKQTPGMSGKLFYALGRNGINVRAIAQGSSEYNISVIINQADLSKALNAVHDAFFTALKKTLHAFCLGTGNIGSTLFRQLLEQKDFLRDNNDIQVKIVGISNSRKMLFNNEGVNLNSWQEALDQQGEKADLAIFIDRMQKLNLPNCIFVDNTASEAPINYYLPIFESNISIVTCNKIANSSSYGQYKLLRDTARKHGVDFYYETNVGAGLPIVRTLKDLMTSGDRIIRIEAILSGTISYIFNNFTGDASFHDIVKTAQELGYTEPDPRDDLRGTDFMRKMLILARDGGDVIEPADVQLGSILPEACLQAPTVAAFYEELKKADPYFNDLKEKATKENKAIRYIGKLVNGRASIDLELVDESHPFYNLSGSDNIISFTTERYKERPLVVKGPGAGSEVTAGGVFADLINVGA